One genomic region from Arthrobacter sp. FB24 encodes:
- a CDS encoding glycerate kinase: MRIVIAPDKFKGSLSAPEVARHLDAGLQSATGHNLDVLRIPVADGGEGTLDAAVGSGFTRRSAMVSGPTGQPLRADFAVRGREAVIEMAAASGLAVLPAEGGSSGRPDSASARGATSLGTGELIRAALDAGCRQIILGVGGSANTDGGAGVLQGLGAQLLDADGNELPPGGAALARLDRIDFSGFDSRLDDTRFVLASDVDNPLLGAEGAAAIFGPQKGAGPEDVSILNAALAHFVDVLAAEIGPRALKAAEAPGAGAAGGVGYAAIAVLAATRRPGIDVVLEFTGLADRLAGADLVITGEGSLDEQSLLGKTPMGVARAAARAGVPVVAVCGRTTLTPEQQKDSGFRQVYPLTSLEAKVEICIAEAAPLLEQLGKHIGAELADLTRAATTVDSAAPANNARTKEPLNV, encoded by the coding sequence ATGCGGATCGTGATCGCACCGGACAAGTTCAAGGGCTCGCTGTCCGCCCCGGAGGTGGCCCGGCACCTGGATGCCGGGCTGCAGTCGGCGACCGGCCACAACCTTGACGTGCTCCGGATTCCGGTAGCCGACGGCGGCGAGGGCACCCTCGATGCCGCCGTCGGCTCCGGCTTCACACGCAGGAGCGCCATGGTCAGCGGCCCCACCGGGCAGCCGCTCCGGGCGGACTTCGCGGTCCGCGGCCGTGAGGCGGTCATTGAGATGGCCGCCGCGTCCGGGCTCGCCGTCCTGCCCGCTGAAGGCGGCTCATCCGGCCGGCCGGATTCCGCCAGCGCCAGGGGTGCCACCAGCCTGGGCACCGGTGAACTGATCCGGGCAGCGCTCGACGCCGGATGCCGGCAGATCATCCTGGGCGTCGGCGGGAGCGCCAACACCGACGGCGGCGCCGGCGTCCTGCAGGGACTCGGCGCGCAGCTCCTCGACGCCGACGGCAACGAACTGCCGCCCGGCGGCGCGGCCCTCGCCAGGCTGGACCGGATCGATTTCTCCGGATTCGATTCGCGGCTGGACGATACACGCTTCGTCCTAGCCAGCGACGTGGACAACCCGCTGCTCGGAGCCGAAGGAGCCGCGGCGATCTTCGGCCCGCAGAAGGGTGCCGGCCCGGAGGACGTGTCAATCCTTAATGCCGCGCTTGCACACTTTGTGGATGTCCTCGCCGCCGAGATCGGGCCCCGCGCGCTGAAGGCCGCGGAGGCACCGGGCGCCGGAGCGGCGGGCGGTGTTGGCTACGCGGCCATAGCCGTCCTGGCCGCGACGCGCAGGCCGGGCATCGACGTCGTGCTTGAATTCACCGGGCTCGCCGACCGGCTGGCCGGGGCAGACCTGGTGATCACCGGGGAAGGCAGCCTGGACGAACAGAGTTTGCTCGGCAAAACGCCCATGGGCGTGGCGCGAGCGGCCGCCCGGGCCGGCGTTCCGGTGGTGGCCGTCTGCGGGCGGACCACGCTGACGCCGGAGCAGCAAAAGGATTCCGGATTCCGGCAGGTCTACCCCCTGACCTCGCTGGAGGCCAAGGTAGAAATATGTATAGCCGAAGCAGCACCCCTGCTTGAACAATTGGGAAAGCACATCGGCGCGGAACTGGCGGACCTGACCCGGGCCGCCACCACGGTTGATTCCGCCGCGCCAGCGAACAACGCCCGCACTAAGGAGCCCCTCAATGTCTGA